Proteins found in one Pagrus major chromosome 20, Pma_NU_1.0 genomic segment:
- the slc18a3b gene encoding probable vesicular acetylcholine transporter-B → MDGEGASSGLAKSAAVKLSEMGERTKQLGTAMRDPHQQRRIILVIVCVALLLDNMLYMVIVPIIPDYLAELESEQSEHVHLVIHPNSSANSTSQDKSIKDNLDVQIGVLFASKAILQLLVNPLSGTFIDRVGYDIPLLIGLSVMFVSTCIFAIGENYATLFVARSLQGLGSAFADTSGIAMIADKYTEESERSTALGIALAFISFGSLVAPPFGGILYEFAGKKVPFIVLACICLADGFLLLTVIKPFSNRTRENMPVGTPIYRLMIDPYIAVVAGALTVCNIPLAFLEPTIANWMETTMHSSQWEMGLTWLPAFFPHVLGVYITVKLAAKHPHLQWFYGAVGMVIIGASSCTVPACKTFGQLIAPLCGICFGIALVDTALLPTLAFLVDVRHVSVYGSVYAIADISYSVAYAMGPIVAGQIVHNLGFVQLNLGMGLVNVLYAPALLLLRNVCQMKPSYSERDNLLEEAPQGLYDTIKMEERRAKKKGYSSAGNCLPVDENGFDPFRAQRSLSEESSGPEFT, encoded by the coding sequence ATGGATGGAGAAGGAGCATCATCCGGGCTGGCCAAATCAGCCGCCGTGAAACTCTCCGAGATGGGCGAGAGAACCAAGCAGCTAGGCACCGCGATGAGGGACCCTCACCAGCAAAGACGGATCATATTAGTGATTGTTTGCGTTGCTCTCCTGCTGGACAATATGCTCTACATGGTAATCGTGCCAATTATCCCAGACTATCTCGCAGAGCTGGAGAGTGAGCAGTCAGAGCACGTCCACCTAGTGATACACCCCAACTCTTCAGCCAACAGCACAAGCCAAGACAAAAGCATCAAGGACAATTTAGATGTGCAGATAGGAGTACTTTTCGCATCCAAAGCCATCCTGCAGCTGCTAGTCAACCCGCTCTCGGGAACTTTCATTGACCGGGTCGGATATGACATCCCGCTTTTGATCGGACTGTCTGTCATGTTCGTGTCCACATGCATATTCGCGATCGGGGAGAACTACGCGACGCTCTTCGTGGCCAGAAGTTTGCAGGGTCTGGGCTCTGCGTTCGCGGACACGTCTGGAATCGCGATGATAGCCGACAAGTACACGGAGGAGTCGGAGAGGAGCACGGCGCTGGGCATCGCGCTGGCGTTCATCTCTTTCGGGAGTCTGGTGGCGCCTCCCTTCGGGGGCATCCTGTACGAGTTCGCGGGCAAGAAAGTGCCCTTCATCGTGCTCGCCTGCATTTGCCTGGCGGAcggcttcctcctcctcacagtcaTCAAGCCGTTCTCCAACAGGACTAGAGAGAACATGCCAGTCGGCACCCCCATATACAGACTCATGATCGACCCCTACATAGCTGTGGTGGCCGGCGCGCTCACAGTGTGCAACATCCCCCTGGCCTTTCTAGAGCCAACCATCGCCAACTGGATGGAGACCACCATGCACTCCTCTCAGTGGGAGATGGGGCTCACCTGGCTCCCTGCCTTCTTCCCTCACGTCCTCGGTGTGTATATTACAGTCAAACTGGCAGCCAAGCATCCACATCTGCAGTGGTTCTACGGAGCTGTGGGCATGGTTATCATAGGCGCCAGCTCCTGCACAGTCCCCGCATGCAAAACTTTCGGGCAGCTCATCGCCCCGTTGTGCGGCATTTGTTTCGGCATCGCGTTAGTCGACACCGCGCTGCTGCCGACACTCGCGTTTCTAGTCGACGTGCGTCACGTTTCAGTGTATGGAAGTGTTTACGCTATAGCAGACATCTCCTACTCCGTCGCGTACGCCATGGGTCCTATAGTGGCCGGCCAGATCGTGCACAACCTCGGGTTCGTGCAGCTCAATCTGGGTATGGGCCTCGTCAATGTGCTTTACGCGccggctctgctgctgctgcgcaACGTGTGCCAAATGAAACCGTCCTACTCCGAGAGAGATAACCTGTTAGAGGAGGCTCCGCAGGGGCTGTACGATACTAtcaagatggaggagaggagggctaAAAAGAAGGGCTACAGCTCGGCGGGGAATTGTCTGCCAGTGGATGAAAATGGGTTCGATCCCTTCAGAGCGCAGCGGTCCTTGTCAGAGGAGTCGTCCGGTCCGGAGTTCACTTAG
- the LOC141016028 gene encoding choline O-acetyltransferase-like, giving the protein MPILEKETSRDRDSQVLPKVPVPPLKQTLDTYLKCVQHLIKEEQFKKTKAIVEKFGAPGGVGELLQKKLLERRDKTTNWVYDYWLEDMYLNNRLALPVNSSPVMVFPKQTFRDHNDARRFAARLIRGVLDYKALIDARALPVDFARGQLAGTPLCMEQYYRLFTSYRYPGLKTDTLKVQMNAASSAPEHIIVACKNQFFVLDVVANSKQLNETEISSQLEKIMKMAENAEERLPPVGILTSDGRTEWAQARDVLTKDLTNRDSLALIESCLCVVCLDEPCGLEPRDTTRALLMLHGGGREKNGANRWYDKSMQFVIGMDGVCGVVCEHSPFEGIVLVQCSEYVMKYMTGSPSKMARASVRELPPPRRLLWKCNPHIQGLIAGSGDRLKRLVNNLDMDVFTFKDYGKEFIKKQKMSPDAFIQVALQLAFYKCRGRLVSTYESASIRRFQQGRVDNIRSATPEALAFVRSMTDERATFTDAEKIKRLRDAINAQTNYTIAAITGMAIDNHLLGLLKIAKDLNMEKPEIFCDETFLASNQFILSTSQVPTTVEMFCCYGPVAPNGYGACYNPQSGHIIFCVSSFWENTETSSAVFVKALNEGLQEIRDLCNRSSAMAPKPANSGQGAGQPHKSGK; this is encoded by the exons ATGCCAATCTTGGAGAAAGAGACGAGCAGGGACCGAGACAGCCAG GTGCTGCCGAAGGTCCCCGTGCCCCCGCTGAAACAAACCCTCGACACGTACTTGAAGTGCGTCCAACACCTGATCAAGGAGGAGCAGTTTAAGAAGACGAAGGCCATCGTGGAGAAGTTTGGGGCTCCCGGAGGGGTTGGAGAGCTTTTACAGAAGAAGCTTTTAGAGAGGAGGGACAAGACGACCAACTGG gTGTACGACTACTGGCTGGAGGACATGTATTTGAACAACAGGTTGGCCCTGCCAGTCAACTCCAGTCCTGTCATGGTGTTTCCTAAGCAGACGTTCAGAGATCATAATGATGCCCGTAG ATTTGCTGCTCGTCTCATCAGAGGAGTGCTGGACTACAAGGCTCTCATTGATGC GCGAGCGCTGCCAGTGGATTTTGCTCGAGGCCAGCTAGCCGGGACCCCTCTGTGCATGGAGCAGTACTACCGCCTCTTCACCTCCTACAGATACCCGGGGCTGAAGACAGACACGCTGAAGGTCCAGATGAACGCGGCCTCCTCGGCGCCGGAGCACATCATAGTGGCGTGCAAGAACCAG TTTTTCGTGTTGGATGTAGTCGCAAACAGCAAGCAGCTCAACGAAACGGAGATCTCATCCCAGCTGGAGAAAATCATGAAAATGGCCGAAAACGCTGAAGAGAGACTCCCTCCTGTTGGTATCCTGACATCAGACGGGAGGACAGAATGGGCACAAGCCAGAGATGTACTAACAAAAG ATCTAACCAACAGGGACTCTCTGGCCCTGATCGAGAGCTGTTTATGCGTGGTGTGTCTGGATGAGCCCTGTGGTCTGGAGCCCAGAGACACCACCAGGGCCCTGCTGATGCTGCACGGTGGCGGCCGTGAGAAGAACGGGGCGAACCGCTGGTACGACAAGTCAATGCAG TTTGTCATAGGAATGGACGGGGTATGTGGGGTCGTGTGCGAGCATTCGCCTTTCGAGGGGATAGTTCTGGTGCAGTGCTCTGAATACGTGATGAAATACAT GACAGGAAGTCCGTCCAAGATGGCAAGAGCCAGCGTAAGAGAGCTTCCCCCTCCGAGAAGGCTGCTTTGGAAATGTAACCCACACATCCAAGGACTCATAGCAGGATCTGGAGACAGACTGAAGAG GCTGGTAAATAATCTCGACATGGATGTTTTCACGTTCAAAGATTACGGGAAAGAATTCAtcaaaaaacagaagatgaGTCCAGATGCGTTCATACAAGTCGCCTTGCAGCTCGCATTTTACAA ATGCAGGGGAAGGCTCGTGTCCACCTACGAGAGCGCTTCCATCCGACGTTTCCAACAAGGTCGGGTTGATAACATTCGCTCTGCCACCCCCGAGGCCCTGGCCTTTGTGAGGTCCATGACAGACGAGAGGGCCACTTTCACC GATgcagaaaaaattaaaagactGAGGGATGCAATTAATGCCCAGACGAATTATACAATTGCT gCTATTACAGGAATGGCAATAGACAATCATCTCCTCGGGCTTCTGAAGATCGCAAAGGATCTCAACATGGAGAAGCCTGAGATCTTCTGTGACGAGACGTTTCTGGCCAGTAACCAGTTCATCCTTTCTACCAGTCAG GTCCCCACCACAGTGGAAATGTTCTGTTGCTACGGCCCGGTGGCGCCCAACGGCTACGGCGCCTGTTACAACCCGCAGTCAGGCCACATCATCTTCTGCGTGTCTAGTTTCTGGGAGAACACAGAGACGAGCTCGGCCGTTTTCGTCAAAGCCCTGAACGAGGGCCTGCAGGAAATCAGGGACCTGTGCAATAGAAGCAGCGCCATGGCTCCTAAACCGGCTAATAGCGGACAGGGAGCCGGCCAGCCTCATAAATCAGGGAAGTAA